In Mycolicibacterium nivoides, the DNA window CGCATGCCGGTGCTCGATCGCCTCGAAGGACGTCATGAACAGTCCGGTGAGCCGGCCCAGCGGGGTGGTCTCGCGGTCGAGGATCTCCTGGTATCGCGCGAACAGCCAGTCGAGGAAGTCCTTGAGCACTTCCTCGACCATCTGCTCTTTGGACTTGAAGTGGTGGTAGAGGCTGCCCGACAGGATTCCTGCGGAGTCAGCGATATCGCGGACTGTCGTCGCCTTCAGGCCGCGTTCGGCAAACATCGTCGCGGCAAGGTCCAGAAGCTCGTCGCGTCTGCTTGCCGGTTGGCTGGGCGTATCCGGCGCCATCGTCACAGCATAGCAACCAAGCGCTTGCTAGGTCATATTCGGGGCGGTTTGTCGCATTGCTACGTGGAAGTCACCAGGTTTGGTACTGCCCGCGTCGCCTGGCAGGTCCGGCACCCCGGCGCTCAAGTGAGGCCCGCGTCCCTTAACCAGACTTGAGCCCGGCACAGCAGAGGCTGTGCCGGGCTCAATTCGTTCTCGATCAGCAGGGCACGAACGGCGGGCAGGGACCCCGCCCCGGAGGCGGCGGCAGTCCGGGGCCACCCGGCCCCGGACCGAACCCCGGCCCACCTGGACCACCCGGTCCCGGTCCGAATCCCGGTCCACCGGGCCCACCCGGGCCGCAGGGCGCTCCGGGCGGACAAGGCGGAGGCGGCGCTGCCGCTGCAACCGCAGAGCCGATGGTCGCTGCACCGAACAGCGACAGGGCTAACAGGGCCGAACCGGCGGCGGCCCGACGCTTCGTCGTTCGCACAATTCACTTCCTCTCATCGTCGATACGCATACACATCGCCGCCGGGGCAATTCGTTGGGCGGCAGGCTAATCGTCTCGAGACGCAATATGCGGCCGCTTTGCTCTCCCTATCCCCCAGCTATGAATCGCCACGCGAGATCTGCCTCACTTTCTCCTGCAGCTACTTCATAGGTGTGCCACAGAATCACCACAGTCGACGCATAACGCGACTGAAGAGAATCTGCCGGTGCCCAGTTCCGAGGACGCCCCCGTTGAACAATCGATGCCCGCCAATGCGCGGGCCGTGATGACGCGCGCCGACGGCAGCCCGATCCAGGTGCTCGTCGTCGATGACGAACCCGGGCTGGCCGAGTTGGTGTCCATGGCGTTGCGCTACGAGGGTTGGCAGGTCTCGATCGCGGCCGATGGATCGTCGGCGATTCGCCGCGCCCACGAGAACCCGCCCGACGTCGTCGTCCTGGACATCATGCTGCCGGACATCGATGGACTCGAAGTACTCCGGAAGCTCCGCGACACGCGCCCCGGACTGCCGCTGCTCCTACTGACCGCCAAGGAGTCACTGGAAGACCGCATCGCCGGGCTCGCCGCCGGCGGCGACGACTACGTCACCAAGCCTTTCAGCGTCGAGGAACTCGTGCTGCGGTTGCGCGCGCTCATGCGCCGTACCGGTGTCTCCGAGGACACCGGGGCATCGAAAATCGTCGTCGGCGATCTGGTGCTGGACGAGGACAGTCACGAGGTCTTCCGAGGCGGAGACGAAATCACTTTGACAGCAACCGAATTCGAGCTGCTCCGGTACCTGATGCACAACTCCAGACGGGTGCTGACCAAGGCACAGATCCTCAGCCATGTCTGGAACTACGATTTCGACGGGCGCTCCAATGTCATCGAGCTGTACATCTCCTACCTGCGCCGGAAGATCGACGCCGGCCGCACACCGATGATCCACACGCTCCGCGGGTCCGGATATGTCCTCAAACCGCCTCGCTGAATCACGCTCGCCGGTCCGGCTGCGACGCCCCCGGACGTGGTCACTGCAAGCCCGCTTGCTGC includes these proteins:
- the kstR2 gene encoding TetR family transcriptional regulator KstR2, whose amino-acid sequence is MAPDTPSQPASRRDELLDLAATMFAERGLKATTVRDIADSAGILSGSLYHHFKSKEQMVEEVLKDFLDWLFARYQEILDRETTPLGRLTGLFMTSFEAIEHRHAQVVIYQDEAKRLSSIPQFDFVDERNREQRKMWVDILQQGISDGSFRQDIDVDLVYRFIRDTTWVSVRWYQPGGPLSAEEVGRQYLAIVLGGITAAR
- a CDS encoding response regulator transcription factor; translation: MTRADGSPIQVLVVDDEPGLAELVSMALRYEGWQVSIAADGSSAIRRAHENPPDVVVLDIMLPDIDGLEVLRKLRDTRPGLPLLLLTAKESLEDRIAGLAAGGDDYVTKPFSVEELVLRLRALMRRTGVSEDTGASKIVVGDLVLDEDSHEVFRGGDEITLTATEFELLRYLMHNSRRVLTKAQILSHVWNYDFDGRSNVIELYISYLRRKIDAGRTPMIHTLRGSGYVLKPPR